The genomic window aggaacccaaacttgttgagagcccttcaccttctcaacaagtgactttgcaacccaaatcttcttaggcctattcttgttgggaggtcctaagaatatgactttcattttaccactagtgtcctttctaagcatgtagtgagtatTGAAAGCAAagagtctagcatgcttgggcaagggttgtggtggtggtgtttggcactcatgagaCAAAGTGGCCTTCTTTTTCACACTCAAAGcatttctttggctttggctttggctttgattgttgctgttgagcttgagtcttcttcttctctatatttgccacatatccaatgccacttctatccatcttcatgacggtgttcatcaatagctcactttgaagatgcttgcctcttgtgaacttgctcaatccaatcttaagatgctctttttctaacttgagcttcttgttctcttcttttagtttctcattctcaagaatcaagtcatcatcatgatcaagagtttctagtacAATGgtgttgtgttggtcatcaaacatcaaaatccaaagtaaatgggccaaggatcCATTTTTCTTACACCCTGAATTTTttcaggtgaagtgctacaacgataCTTCCGTGCGCTTACGAACTATTTCTATTTGTGTTGAGAAATACCAACAATGAGTTTTTACATTGGCTAAAAAATTGAGAGCATATTTGTTGGGTTCCTCTATCAGTTTCCAAAAATATCGGCCCTATAATATAAAAAAACAATTTTGTATCAAGAATTTCGAACTATTTTAAAGTCACCATAACCAGTTTTATACTTTCTTTGTCTCTTATACATTCACATTGAGAGCTCTGTCCAACTCCCTATTATTCCCCACGTTTTTTCACCTCCAAATTAGCCGATACGCGCGCGCGTGGTTGAGTAGATTTTCCCGCAAAGATTGAGAGCTTTAGGAGAGCCgttttttttcaatcttgccaaaaaaaatcaGGATTATAAGTGGATTTTGGAAACTCTAGGAGATGCTCTAAGGTAGAAGACAATCAAAGGTAGAATATGACAAGAACCATCCGATCTAAATCTAATGGTCTTAAGTCTTAACGCATCGTCAAGTGATCTGGGTGCAGTACTACTATATTCTCCAGGTTTTTGTATGCCATAGCAATGCCTTTTCCCCTCAACCTGTCAACCAGCATCGTCAAGTGATTATTCTTTGTCACTAACATAACATAAAGCTAAGCACTTTGACGCCGATCCAACACATGCCGAGctcgtcctcctccacctccatccAGTCCAGTCCACGCCAAGCACGCCCTTTTCCCCACACCAAACAGCTCAGCCTGCCTGTCCCTTTCGCTAACTCGATCCAGCGAGCGAGTTTTATACTTTTAATTAAACCCTCGAGCTCGCGCCCGGCAGTGGCAGGTCAGCAGTAACATGCTCGCTTTGCCAATGGCCACTGGCCGCTACACCCACCTCTTCGTAGCCGACAAATCATCAGTGCTAATCCCGCGATCAGCCAGCACCTTGACCCCGCCTACGTGTCCCGGCTCGCCGGCGTATTATAGTGGCCAGGGGTGGGAGCCCATGTGCGCGGCACCGGGCGGCAGCGGAGGGATCATTAGCCGACATGGGGCCAAAGCACGCACGCCCTtgggaaaaaaaagaaacaaccCTAATCTTATCATCATCGGGGGTCTAATCCTAATCCTACTTCTTTACTGTTAGCCCGCAGCATCCTTTGCGCCGACGAGGGAGTTTAGCGGCGAGTGACCACATGGCTTGGGCCTGCGCGCCTGGGAGATTTGGGCAGCTGGCGGCTTGGTGCGCGTGCGTGCGGGGCCGGGCGTGGGTTGCGAAGTGCGAACACAACACAAAGCTAGCGAAGACAACACAAGTCTGCAAGGAACAACGCCTTATTTATTTATCGTTTCCCAAACTCCAGCCTCTCTTCACTGCGAAGTGCGAACACAACACAAAGCTAGCGAAGACAGCAAACAATGGGGAGCACGAGCGCCACCAGCACCACCTCGTCTCCCTCCTCTGCTGcccgcgggggcgggggcggcggcgcacACGTGCTGCTCCTGCCCTGCCCGGGCGCGCAGGGCCACACGAACCCGCTGCTCGAGTTCGGCCGCCGCCTCGCCTACCACGGCCTCCGCCCCACGCTCGTCACCTCGCGGTACGTGCTCTCCACCACCCCGCCTCCCGGGGAGCCCTTCAGGGTGGCAGCCATCTCCGACGGCTTCAACAACGGCGGCATGGCCGCGTGCCCCGACCTCGACGAGTACTGGCGCCAGCTCGAGGCCGTCGGCTCGGAGACGCTGGCGGAGCTGATCGACCTCGACGAGTCTGTTTTTCTTTTACTGAATAATCGATTATTGTTCTTTACAAAGGTCAAGATTTGTCCATATTCACGTTTCTTTACTGAATAATCGATGATTG from Miscanthus floridulus cultivar M001 chromosome 11, ASM1932011v1, whole genome shotgun sequence includes these protein-coding regions:
- the LOC136494531 gene encoding UDP-glucosyltransferase UGT13248-like, translating into MGSTSATSTTSSPSSAARGGGGGGAHVLLLPCPGAQGHTNPLLEFGRRLAYHGLRPTLVTSRYVLSTTPPPGEPFRVAAISDGFNNGGMAACPDLDEYWRQLEAVGSETLAELIDLDESVFLLLNNRLLFFTKVKICPYSRFFTE